The Pyrus communis chromosome 2, drPyrComm1.1, whole genome shotgun sequence genome includes a window with the following:
- the LOC137725333 gene encoding splicing factor U2af large subunit B-like isoform X1: MSDYEGGSKHNSRGSERESSWRDRERDRDRGQDREKDGGRYTREFKDRSGRFDRGRNSYNGYRRSRNEDFDRHRDYDQDRERRHRHRSRSRSPSSDRSPSRSRSKSKRTSGFDMAPPAGSVLPNAPVSGQLSGIPQMMPGVVQNSLPFGASHMALPLMPAQAMTQQATRHARRVYVGGLPPLANEQTIATFFSQVMAAIGGNSVGAVSELAGDAVVNVYINHEKKFAFVEMRTVEEASNAMALDGIIFEGVAVRVRRPTDYNPTLAAALGPSQPSPHLNLAAVGLTQGAVGGAEGPDRIFVGGLPYYFTEAQIRELLQSFGPLRGFDLVKDKDTGNSKGYGFCVYQDPTVTDIACGALNGLKMGDKTLTVRRATASNGQSKTEQENILVQAQQHIAMQKMALQVGDFNLLGAGMATMASGETPTKVLCLTEAITADQLGDDEEYVEILEDMRDECSKFGTLVNVVIPRADQNGEQIPGVGKVFLEYTDTGGCANAKNVLGGRKFGGNIVHAVYYPEEKYYNRDYSA; the protein is encoded by the exons ATGTCAGATTACGAAGGCGGCAGCAAG CACAATTCTCGTGGATCAGAACGTGAGAGCTCGTGGAGAGATCGAGAGCGAGACCGAGACCGAGGTCAAGATAGAGAAAAAGATGGTGGCCGGTATACACGGGAGTTTAAGGATAGAAGTGGAAGATTTGACAGAGGGAGGAACTCGTACAATGGCTATCGCCGCAGTCGAAACGAAGATTTTGACAG GCATCGTGATTATGATCAAGATAGAGAAAGGAGGCATAGACATAGATCACGTTCTCGTTCTCCCTCAAGTGACAGATCTCCTTCCCGTTCTCGTTCAAAGAG CAAGCGTACAAGCGGCTTTGACATGGCACCACCTGCTGGGTCTGTGCTGCCTAATGCTCCCGTTTCAG GACAACTGTCAGGTATTCCGCAAATGATGCCAGGAGTAGTACAAAATTCATTACCTTTTGGGGCATCGCAT ATGGCTCTTCCTTTGATGCCAGCCCAAGCCATGACTCAGCAG GCTACAAGGCATGCACGTCGGGTATATGTTGGTGGGCTTCCTCCCTTGGCTAATGAGCAG ACAATTGCCACATTCTTTAGCCAAGTCATGGCTGCCATTGGAGGAAATTCTGTTGGTGCAG TATCTGAACTTGCAGGTGATGCAGTAGTAAATGTCTATATTAATCATGAGAAGAAGTTTGCATTTGTGGAGATGAGAACGGTTGAAGAAGCAAGTAATGCAATGGCATTAGATGGAATTATATTTGAG GGGGTTGCTGTGAGGGTACGAAGGCCAACAGACTACAATCCTACTTTAGCTGCAGCACTTGGTCCTAGCCAACCAAGTCCTCACCTTAACTTAGCTGCCGTTGGTCTCACACAAGG TGCTGTTGGTGGAGCCGAGGGACCTGACCGTATCTTTGTGGGTGGGCTACCTTACTACTTCACTGAAGCTCAGATTAGAGAATTGCTACAGTCCTTTGG ACCTCTCCGTGGTTTTGACCTCGTAAAGGATAAAGACACAGGAAACTCTAAAGGATATGGATTCTGTGTTTATCAG GATCCAACTGTGACAGACATTGCTTGCGGTGCTCTCAATGGCTTAAAAATGGGTGATAAAACTTTAACTGTCCGGCGTGCTACTGCCAG CAACGGGCAGTCTAAAACAGAGCAAGAAAATATCTTGGTACAGGCACAACAACATATAGCCATGCAG AAAATGGCCTTGCAGGTtggtgacttcaatcttctagGAGCTGGAATGGCAACAATGGCTAGTGGTGAAACTCCCACTAAAGTCCTATGCTTGACTGAG GCGATTACCGCTGATCAACTAGGTGATGATGAAGAGTATGTCGAAATACTAGAAGACATGAGGGATGAATGCAGCAAATTTG GAACTCTGGTGAATGTTGTTATTCCTCGTGCGGATCAAAATGGAGAACAGATTCCAGGCGTTGGAAAG GTATTCTTGGAATATACTGACACTGGGGGTTGCGCCAACGCAAAGAATGTACTTGGTGGGAGAAAATTCGGAGGTAACATAGTGCATGCCGTTTACTATCCAGAAGAGAAATACTACAACAGGGACTATAGTGCGTAA
- the LOC137725333 gene encoding splicing factor U2af large subunit B-like isoform X2: protein MSDYEGGSKHNSRGSERESSWRDRERDRDRGQDREKDGGRYTREFKDRSGRFDRGRNSYNGYRRSRNEDFDRHRDYDQDRERRHRHRSRSRSPSSDRSPSRSRSKSKRTSGFDMAPPAGSVLPNAPVSGIPQMMPGVVQNSLPFGASHMALPLMPAQAMTQQATRHARRVYVGGLPPLANEQTIATFFSQVMAAIGGNSVGAVSELAGDAVVNVYINHEKKFAFVEMRTVEEASNAMALDGIIFEGVAVRVRRPTDYNPTLAAALGPSQPSPHLNLAAVGLTQGAVGGAEGPDRIFVGGLPYYFTEAQIRELLQSFGPLRGFDLVKDKDTGNSKGYGFCVYQDPTVTDIACGALNGLKMGDKTLTVRRATASNGQSKTEQENILVQAQQHIAMQKMALQVGDFNLLGAGMATMASGETPTKVLCLTEAITADQLGDDEEYVEILEDMRDECSKFGTLVNVVIPRADQNGEQIPGVGKVFLEYTDTGGCANAKNVLGGRKFGGNIVHAVYYPEEKYYNRDYSA, encoded by the exons ATGTCAGATTACGAAGGCGGCAGCAAG CACAATTCTCGTGGATCAGAACGTGAGAGCTCGTGGAGAGATCGAGAGCGAGACCGAGACCGAGGTCAAGATAGAGAAAAAGATGGTGGCCGGTATACACGGGAGTTTAAGGATAGAAGTGGAAGATTTGACAGAGGGAGGAACTCGTACAATGGCTATCGCCGCAGTCGAAACGAAGATTTTGACAG GCATCGTGATTATGATCAAGATAGAGAAAGGAGGCATAGACATAGATCACGTTCTCGTTCTCCCTCAAGTGACAGATCTCCTTCCCGTTCTCGTTCAAAGAG CAAGCGTACAAGCGGCTTTGACATGGCACCACCTGCTGGGTCTGTGCTGCCTAATGCTCCCGTTTCAG GTATTCCGCAAATGATGCCAGGAGTAGTACAAAATTCATTACCTTTTGGGGCATCGCAT ATGGCTCTTCCTTTGATGCCAGCCCAAGCCATGACTCAGCAG GCTACAAGGCATGCACGTCGGGTATATGTTGGTGGGCTTCCTCCCTTGGCTAATGAGCAG ACAATTGCCACATTCTTTAGCCAAGTCATGGCTGCCATTGGAGGAAATTCTGTTGGTGCAG TATCTGAACTTGCAGGTGATGCAGTAGTAAATGTCTATATTAATCATGAGAAGAAGTTTGCATTTGTGGAGATGAGAACGGTTGAAGAAGCAAGTAATGCAATGGCATTAGATGGAATTATATTTGAG GGGGTTGCTGTGAGGGTACGAAGGCCAACAGACTACAATCCTACTTTAGCTGCAGCACTTGGTCCTAGCCAACCAAGTCCTCACCTTAACTTAGCTGCCGTTGGTCTCACACAAGG TGCTGTTGGTGGAGCCGAGGGACCTGACCGTATCTTTGTGGGTGGGCTACCTTACTACTTCACTGAAGCTCAGATTAGAGAATTGCTACAGTCCTTTGG ACCTCTCCGTGGTTTTGACCTCGTAAAGGATAAAGACACAGGAAACTCTAAAGGATATGGATTCTGTGTTTATCAG GATCCAACTGTGACAGACATTGCTTGCGGTGCTCTCAATGGCTTAAAAATGGGTGATAAAACTTTAACTGTCCGGCGTGCTACTGCCAG CAACGGGCAGTCTAAAACAGAGCAAGAAAATATCTTGGTACAGGCACAACAACATATAGCCATGCAG AAAATGGCCTTGCAGGTtggtgacttcaatcttctagGAGCTGGAATGGCAACAATGGCTAGTGGTGAAACTCCCACTAAAGTCCTATGCTTGACTGAG GCGATTACCGCTGATCAACTAGGTGATGATGAAGAGTATGTCGAAATACTAGAAGACATGAGGGATGAATGCAGCAAATTTG GAACTCTGGTGAATGTTGTTATTCCTCGTGCGGATCAAAATGGAGAACAGATTCCAGGCGTTGGAAAG GTATTCTTGGAATATACTGACACTGGGGGTTGCGCCAACGCAAAGAATGTACTTGGTGGGAGAAAATTCGGAGGTAACATAGTGCATGCCGTTTACTATCCAGAAGAGAAATACTACAACAGGGACTATAGTGCGTAA
- the LOC137725811 gene encoding CBS domain-containing protein CBSX5-like: MASRLLSQEASDLCLGKPPLKSVSISATVGEALSALRRLGESSLSVWSCDHSSEKSNVNVIGSSDSTEDCRCVGKVCMGDVICFLGKEENLSSPARALEAPLEVLLPKGSGLVRHLEPHASLVEAIDLVLEGAQNLVIPIQGRWTTAARKILPNRSLNTLHNNREYCWLTQEDIIRHLLNYIGLFSPTSNTPINSLHAIDTVNILAVHYDDPASASLPLISQSLAQQTSVAILDEDGRVIGEISQYTLNTCQESVAAAIATLSAGDLMAYIDCGGPPDELVQLVKERLEEKKYGAFLELMEEESTMSMSSSSSICSTSSDEELGWGRRSGGGYSARLVRRWEAIVCYPWSSLVAVMVQALSHRVSYVWVVEEDATLSGIVTFASMFKVFRERLRSMGITEDEVTQFSLASL, from the exons ATGGCATCGCGTCTGCTTTCGCAAGAAGCGTCCGATCTCTGCCTCGGAAAGCCTCCGCTAAAGTCCGTGTCGATCTCCGCCACGGTCGGGGAGGCATTGTCGGCTCTAAGGCGGCTCGGCGAGAGCAGCCTCAGCGTGTGGAGCTGCGACCACTCCTCAGAAAAAAGCAACGTTAACGTCATCGGCAGTTCCGACTCCACGGAGGACTGCCGATGCGTAGGAAAGGTTTGCATGGGGGACGTTATATGCTTCTTGGGGAAAGAAGAGAACTTGTCGTCTCCGGCGAGAGCGCTCGAGGCTCCGCTGGAGGTTTTGCTTCCGAAAGGATCTGGCCTTGTTAGGCATTTGGAACCACACGCCAG CTTGGTGGAGGCCATTGATCTCGTTTTAGAAGGTGCACAAAACCTTGTGATTCCGATTCAAGGCCGCTGGACCACAGCCGCAAGAAAAATCCTCCCCAACCGCTCCCTCAACACCCTCCACAACAACCGTGAATACTGCTGGCTCACACAAGAAGACATCATCCGCCATCTCCTCAACTACATAGGGCTCTTCAGCCCCACCTCAAACACCCCCATCAACTCCCTCCATGCCATCGACACCGTAAACATCCTAGCCGTTCATTACGACGACCCTGCCTCGGCCTCATTGCCCCTCATCTCTCAATCCCTCGCCCAGCAAACTTCGGTTGCCATTCTTGACGAGGACGGCAGGGTGATCGGGGAGATCTCCCAATACACCCTCAACACCTGCCAAGAGTCCGTGGCAGCTGCCATTGCCACGCTTTCCGCAGGTGACCTGATGGCGTACATTGATTGCGGTGGTCCGCCAGATGAGCTGGTGCAGTTGGTGAAAGAGAGATTGGAGGAGAAGAAATACGGGGCGTTCTTGGAGCTAATGGAAGAAGAGTCAACAATGTCAATGTCGTCGTCTTCTTCGATCTGTTCAACGTCTTCGGATGAAGAGTTGGGGTGGGGAAGGAGGTCCGGGGGAGGGTATTCGGCACGTTTAGTTAGGAGGTGGGAGGCAATTGTGTGCTATCCGTGGAGCTCCTTGGTGGCGGTGATGGTTCAGGCGCTTTCGCACCGCGTGAGTTACGTGTGGGTTGTAGAAGAGGATGCGACTTTGTCCGGCATAGTAACCTTTGCAAGCATGTTCAAAGTTTTTCGGGAACGTTTGAGGTCTATGGGAATAACGGAAGATGAAGTCACACAGTTTAGTTTAGCTAGTCTTTGA
- the LOC137725810 gene encoding uncharacterized protein, translated as MKTLISHFTINCSNPQSLPSAFIFHFPSLFKGSQNFLQFSRRKWSCNPGTFRFSSVGAKCASESASYGGWDDFRLAGGSCPSGESDQFRQFLNSIGIDDKKHVFVFLLGLVCAFAISRVRVSSIVVFPASILVFAIGFSFGFVRGGVGEVRLIGDKRRGREENLIAKSDKLRKLVEIFDEFHVKVGNLKYDIQKAIDCREITVTDLERYVKVIESIGSSVLNARNVADGSVENLGKFSVELAESKKASKRKKEPAEIGYELFQYIGGLFNDKLADSKSGRVKNNVKRETTEKVMDDQSRGNSSMPPVKGVVLGSVHSQEVYSKSGFDEAGHGRTKVALENNKMSSEEADGGPNRSTARKVFNYQNNGLQSNGHVSMKMDASNHAETWESPESLLDSVDFGVRTKQMDDKSNGVYRPSNIRGKNVNGTYEFHSREEKVNRNDDSQFGDHLPGHENELPSLSSSLVLDDILFDRYVTEANDLLKQAKEFIRVRHNEERAEIVLYRSAKLLSKAIAMKPMSLLAVGQLGNTCLLHGELKLRISCELRMHLSRSDPLSVEKWIRMQDKVTSKDDIASVLINVCEECEELLVEAGRRYRMALSIDGNDVRALYNWGLALTFRAQLIADIGPEAAFDADELFLAAIDKFDAMMSKGNVYAPDALFRWGVALQQRSRLRPSNGKEKVKLLEQAKRLYEDALDMDSNNVQVREALSSCMLELGSRRLYS; from the exons atgaaaaccctaatttctcacTTCACTATCAATTGTTCGAATCCCCAATCTTTGCCATCGGCTTTCATCTTCCATTTTCCGTCACTTTTTAAGGGAAGCCAGAACTTTCTTCAATTTTCTCGCAGAAAATGGTCTTGCAATCCCGGAACCTTTAGATTCTCTTCCGTCGGAGCTAAGTGTGCTTCTGAATCGGCGAGTTACGGCGGGTGGGACGACTTCAGATTAGCCGGCGGCTCGTGTCCCTCTGGTGAGTCCGATCAGTTTCGTCAGTTTCTGAATTCTATAGGAATCGACGACAAGAAACATGTTTTCGTGTTTTTGTTAGGCCTTGTGTGTGCTTTCGCCATTTCTAGAGTTAGGGTTTCTTCTATTGTTGTGTTTCCAGCGTCGATTTTAGTTTTCGCAATTGGGTTTTCGTTTGGATTTGTTCGTGGAGGCGTTGGTGAAGTGAGGTTAATTGGAGATAAGAGAAGGGGAAGGGAAGAAAATTTAATTGCTAAATCTGATAAATTGAGGAAATTGGTGGAAATTTTCGATGAATTCCATGTTAAAGTTGGTAATTTGAAGTATGATATACAAAAAGCTATTGATTGTAGAGAAATTACAGTTACTGATTTGGAAAGATATGTAAAGGTCATTGAAAGTATTGGTTCGTCGGTGTTGAATGCTAGGAATGTTGCTGATGGGTCTGTTGAGAACTTGGGGAAGTTCAGTGTTGAGTTAGCTGAGAGCAAAAAGGCgagtaaaagaaagaaagagccTGCTGAGATTGGATACGAGTTGTTCCAGTACATCGGAGGTTTATTTAACGACAAATTGGCTGATTCGAAGTCTGGTAGAGTGAAAAACAATGTTAAGCGAGAGACTACGGAGAAAGTGATGGATGATCAATCTCGAGGGAACAGTTCAATGCCTCCTGTTAAAGGAGTGGTTCTCGGTTCTGTTCATTCTCAAGAAGTGTATAGTAAGTCTGGTTTTGATGAGGCTGGACATGGAAGAACCAAAGTTGCTTTGGAAAATAATAAGATGAGTTCAGAGGAGGCGGACGGGGGTCCTAACAGATCTACAGCTAGAAAAGTGTTTAATTATCAGAATAATGGGTTGCAAAGCAATGGTCACGTGTCTATGAAGATGGATGCTAGTAATCACGCTGAAACATGGGAATCCCCTGAAAGTCTACTTGATTCTGTAGATTTCGGTGTCAGAACAAAACAGATGGACGATAAATCTAATGGGGTTTACAGGCCTTCTAATATCAGGGGAAAAAATGTGAATGGAACTTATGAGTTTCATAgtagagaagagaaagtaaATCGCAATGACGATTCCCAGTTTGGTGATCACCTGCCTGGACATGAGAATGAACTACCTTCCCTTTCATCTTCGTTGGTTTTGGATGATATATTATTTGACAGGTATGTTACAGAAGCTAATGATCTTCTAAAACAAGCAAAGGAATTTATAAGGGTCAGACACAATGAAGAGCGTGCAGAGATCGTATTATACAGGTCAGCCAAATTACTGTCCAAAGCCATAGCTATGAAGCCCATGAGTTTATTGGCTGTGGGCCAGTTAGGCAACACTTGCCTTCTTCAtggagaattaaaattaaggatTAGTTGCGAGTTGAGAATGCACCTTTCAAGAAGTGACCCCTTATCGGTTGAGAAATGGATTAGAATGCAGGATAAAGTCACAAGTAAAGATGACATTGCATCGGTCCTCATTAATGTTTGTGAAGAGTGCGAGGAACTTCTTGTGGAAGCAGGCAGAAGGTATAGAATGGCGTTATCAATTGACGGGAATGATGTGAGAGCACTATACAATTGGGGTCTTGCTCTTACCTTCCGTGCACAGTTGATTGCAGATATTGGACCG GAAGCAGCTTTTGATGCCGACGAACTGTTCTTGGCTGCAATTGATAAGTTCGATGCAATGATGTCAAAGGGAAATGTTTATGCCCCGGATG CTCTATTTCGATGGGGTGTGGCACTACAGCAAAGATCCCGACTACGTCCCAGTAATGGTAAAGAGAAGGTGAAGTTACTAGAGCAGGCAAAGAGGCTGTATGAAGATGCACTCGATATGGATTCGAACAATGTCCAAGTAAGAGAAGCCTTATCATCGTGCATGTTGGAGCTTGGCAGTAGGCGACTTTACTCTTAA
- the LOC137726589 gene encoding E3 ubiquitin-protein ligase AIRP2-like: MYIASMRKSFKDSLKVLEADIQHANTLASDFPREYDGACLQMRMSYSPAAHLFLFLVQWTGCNLAGALGLLRILIYKVYVDGSTTMSTKERKASIREFYAVIYPSLLQLQGGVTDSEDKRQKAVCMERYCKRDDEESRQCSDIDIEREEECGICMETNSKIVLPNCNHVLCLKCYRDWHTRSKSCPFCRDNLKRVNSGDLWVYMDSRDIVDMETVMRENLRRLFMYIDKLPLITPDNPFDSYDSHLR; encoded by the exons ATGTACATAGCTTCAATGCGAAAGTCGTTCAAGGACTCTCTGAAAGTTCTTGAAGCTGATATTCAGCATGCAAATACTCT GGCCTCAGATTTTCCGAGGGAGTATGATGGTGCTTGTCTTCAGATGAGAATGTCGTACAGTCCAGCCGCTCATCTCTTCCTTTTTCTGGTGCAGTGGACTGGCTGCAACCTTGCAGGAGCCCTCGGGCTGTTAAGAATTCTAATCTACAAG GTTTATGTGGATGGCTCGACCACCATGTCTACGAAGGAAAGGAAAGCAAGCATCAGAGAGTTCTATG CTGTTATTTATCCCTCTTTATTGCAACTTCAAGGAGGTGTCACCGATAGTGAAGATAAAAGGCAGAAGGCAGTATGCATGGAAAGGTATTGCAAAAGAGATGATGAGGAAAGTAGACAGTGTTCAGATATAGACATTGAAAGAGAAGAGGAATGCGGTATATGCATGGAGACAAATAGTAAAATTGTATTGCCGAACTGCAACCATGTTTTGTGCCTAAAATGTTACCGTGAttg GCATACAAGATCTAAGTCGTGCCCTTTCTGTCGTGACAATCTTAAAAGAGTGAACTCGGGCGATCTTTGGGTATACATGGACAGCAGGGACATAGTCGACATGGAAACAGTGATGAGGGAGAATCTCAGGAGGCTTTTCATGTATATAGATAAGTTGCCCCTTATTACACCGGATAACCCTTTTGACTCGTATGATTCCCACTTAAGGTGA
- the LOC137726573 gene encoding tetraspanin-19-like: protein MAATIARICLQSLLKAMNSLLGMVGIAMILYGLWMLRVWLRDSDGSPFDHHSVVPPWFICTSIGAGFTVCIITCIGHVAAKFTHGCCLSFYMLIMFLLLLLEFAAAADILLNSDWEKDLPYDRTGKFSDFKDFVESKLDIFQWIGLFIVLAQGLSIVLATALRSAGPNQRSSYDSDEECPPERLPLINPNGQPAKNSNWNSIK from the exons ATGGCGGCAACAATTGCAAGAATCTGCCTGCAGTCACTGCTGAAAGCTATGAACTCACTTTTGGGAATGGTTGGAATTGCTATGATTCTGTATGGCCTTTGGATGCTTAGAGTTTGGCTGAGGGACTCTGACGGTTCGCCCTTTGACCATCATAGTGTTGTTCCTCCATG GTTTATATGCACTTCTATTGGCGCCGGTTTTACCGTGTGCATAATAACATGCATAGGTCACGTTGCTGCAAAGTTTACGCATGGCTGTTGCCTCTCTTTT TATATGTTGATCATGTTTTTGCTGCTTCTACTGGAGTTTGCAGCGGCTGCAGATATACTTTTAAATTCAGACTGGGAAAAG GATTTGCCATATGACCGGACAGGAAAGTTCAGTGATTTCAAAGATTTTGTTGAGTCGAAATTGGACATATTTCAGTGGATCGGCTTGTTCATCGTCTTAGCACAG GGTTTATCAATCGTACTAGCCACAGCTCTACGGTCTGCAGGGCCAAACCAAAGATCCAGCTACGATAGCGATGAAGAGTGTCCCCCGGAGAGACTTCCGCTCATAAATCCTAATGGTCAACCTGCCAAGAACAGTAACTGGAAT TCAATCAAGTGA
- the LOC137725680 gene encoding general transcription and DNA repair factor IIH subunit TFB2-like: MPQVRIIAKNFMDMVAALPAMKLDKLYENAFICEAILRSLPPLAKKYVLQLLCIEVPVTAKSMDEWVLPDGVSKHRVAIDRLIQLRIFTETVDRKRETTYTLNPIFQTNLKKLLVHGVVLPREPMPSNITVRLPSLEDLQAFALEQWECFLLQLINSSQSERPSNISSSMMKTFQRGLLSQRDREAPRLTESGFQFLLMDTNAQLWYIIREYISNSEERGLDSADLISFLLELSFHVTGEAYNINTLNERQKNIIKDLADLGLIKLQQGRKDSWFIPTELATNLSVSLTDSSSRKQGFVVVETNFRLYAYSTSKLHCEILRLFSRVEYQLPNLIVGAITKESLYSAFENGITGEQIISFLQQNAHPRVAERVPSVPENVTDQIRLWETDLNRVEMTPAYYYDEFPTRELLEGASDFARGYNALLWEDVNSKKMRLVVKAENHVHMREYLGRQRQ; this comes from the exons ATGCCTCAGGTGAGGATCATCGCGAAGAATTTCATGGACATGGTGGCCGCCCTGCCCGCCATGAAGCTCGACAAGCTATACGAGAATGCATTCATCTGCGAAGCAATTCTCAG GTCTCTGCCACCGTTGGCTAAGAAATATGTCTTGCAACTGTTGTGCATTGAAGTTCCGGTGACTGCCAAGTCAATGGACGAGTGGGTGCTTCCTGATGGGGTCTCGAAACATAGAGTTGCAATTGATCGGCTGATTCAATTGAGAATATTTACTGAAACTGTGGACAG GAAGAGGGAAACAACTTACACACTAAATCCTATATTTCAGACAAATCTCAAGAAGCTTCTGGTACACGG TGTAGTTTTGCCAAGAGAACCAATGCCTTCAAATATCACAGTGAGGCTCCCAAGCTTGGAGGATCTTCAGGCTTTTGCCCTAGAACAATGGGAG TGTTTCTTGCTGCAACTTATCAACTCATCTCAAAGTGAGAGGCCATCGAACATCAGTTCGTCTATGATGAAAACTTTCCAGCGGGGTCTTTTGAGTCAAAG GGATAGAGAAGCTCCAAGATTAACTGAAAGTGGTTTCCAGTTCTTG TTGATGGATACAAATGCGCAACTCTGGTACATCATCAGAGAGTACATCTCTAACTCAGAG GAGCGTGGTTTAGATTCTGCAGATTTGATTTCATTCCTGCTAGAACTTAGTTTTCATGTTACAGGCGAG gcATATAACATAAATACATTGAACGAGAGGCAGAAGAATATAATCAAGGATCTTGCAGATTTGGGACTTATCAAACTTCAGCAG GGAAGGAAAGACAGTTGGTTTATACCTACTGAATTAGCGACTAATCTATCAGTCAGCTTGACAGACTCATCATCGAGGAAACAG GGATTTGTTGTTGTGGAAACAAACTTCAGACTCTATGCCTACTCAACATCTAAATTACATTGTGAAATTTTACGTCTTTTCTCAAG GGTAGAATATCAACTTCCAAACCTTATTGTTGGAGCAATAACAAAAGAAAGTTTATATAGTGCTTTTGAAAATGGCATCACTGGAGAACAG ATAATTTCTTTTCTTCAGCAGAATGCACATCCACGCGTTGCAGAGAGAGTACCATCCGTACCTGAGAATGTCACAGATCAG ATTAGGCTGTGGGAAACAGATCTGAATAGGGTTGAGATGACTCCAGCTTATTATTACGATGAATTTCCAACCAGG GAACTCCTCGAGGGTGCTTCTGACTTTGCGCGAGGCTATAATGCTCTGCTGTGGGAGGATGTAAACTCGAAAAAGATGCGTTTAGTGGTCAAGGCAGAAAACCACGTGCACATGCGAGAATATCTTGGACGTCAAAGGCAGTAA